The genomic window GGAGGAAGTATAGGAATGAATGCAGGAAGCTGGAATTCATACAAACCAACTGTTGATATTTATGGACCTTTATCTAAAAATATTGCATTTAGAATCAATGGAGCTTATGAATATGCTGAAAGCTTCAGAGACGTAGTACAGTCTGAAAAACATTATTTTAACCCGTCATTCTTATTTAATTTAAGTGAAAAATCACAATTGATTGTAGAGGCGGATTATCTTAAGAATAACTTCACTCCTGACTTCGGGATTGGATCTATTGAAAATAAAGACAAAAGCTATATAATGAATGATTTATTGCCTAGAAATGCTTTTTTGGGCGCAGACTGGCAATATCAAAATGTAGAACAGGTTTCTACAAATATTACTTTTAATCACCAAATTTCTAATAACTGGACATTAAATGCTGTAGCTTCTTATCAAAATTATACCAAAGATTATTTCTCAACAGAAAGAGTACAATGGACCTATGAAACAGCAAGTAACCGTCTTAGATGGGACAGACCATTAAATAAAACTTTTAATGAACAGAATTACACTTCATTACAAGTAAATGTAAATGGTGAATTCAATACCGGAAAAATAAATCACAAAGTATTAATTGGAACCGATGGAGACTATGGAATCCAAAATAATTACACTTACAATAACCCAACAAAATATGGTACAAACGGTGCTGTAACCAATGGTTTTGCCTATGTTTATCTAGATGATCCTTCTACTTGGGCAAGTGGTGAAATGCCAAAAAATATTTCCCTAAAAGACCGAACCTCAATCCCATCACAAAGATTTGGTGCATATATTCAGGATTTTGTTAGCTTAACTAAACAATTTAAAGTATTGGCTGGTTTGCGTTGGTCTTATATAGAAACCATGACTAATAAGAAAAATACCTTTGCCAACACTGAGGGTGATGTAGATGTAAAAAACACTTCAATTTCAGATATGGCATTTTCTCCTAAAGTAGGTATTATATATATGCCAAATGAAAACTTTTCAGCATTTGCAACATACACCAATTCATTCGTAGCAAATGTTGGAAAAGAAAGAAACGGAGAAGCTTTAATGCCAACAAACATCGATCAATATGAAGTTGGTGCTAAGAAAAATTTTTGGAATAATGCTTTAGCAATTAATTTAACTGTATATCAGATCTTATACAGAAATTACTATCAAAATGCTTTAGATGCCAATGGTAATCCTGTGGATCCGACAGGTTTAACGAAAGATTTTGCAGGAAAAATGAGAAGCCGTGGTGCTGAACTTGATATCACCGGAAATCCAACAGAAAATCTATCAATTATAGGAGGTATTTCTTATAATAATTCTGTTTACTTAGATACTCCTGAAGCTTTCGGATATGTAGAGAATCAAAGATTGGTAAGAACACCTGCTACTACTGCGAATGCTTCTGTGTTCTATAAATTTACAAAATATGTTCCTGGACTTAAAATTGGCGCTGGTGTATACTACATTGGAGACAGATTAGCAGGTTGGAACGATACAAAAACAGGAAGCAATAGTTTAGCAGCAAGAAACGGAGTTAGCAGAAGTTTTGAATTAAAAGATTACACTACTGTTTCTCTTTCTGCAGGTTACGAATGGAAGAAATTCTCAATTCAAGGGAAAGTTGGAAACTTGTTTGACGTAGTCAACTATAACGTTCATGAAAACTACTCTGTAAACCCAATTACACCGAGAAATTTCTATTTTACACTGACTTATAAACTGTAAGATTAAATAATTTTTCAAATAAAAGTGGAAGCTGCATTTTTGCAGCTTCCACTTTGAACTTTATAAACAAAAAAATTAAGATATGGATAAGATTAAAGACACAAGAAGCTTCATGAGAATTACCCACCGTTATTTAGGATTTTTCCTTGCCGGCATTATGGCTGTATATGCAGTAAGTGGTGTATTATTGATTTATAGAGATACCGATTTTCTGAAAAAAGAAAAGAAAATTGATAAAGTAATCGCTAAAAACCTATCCGAAAAAGAACTTGGGAAAGAATTAAAAATGAAGAACCTTGAAGTAGAGAAAACTGAAGGGAGCATTTTGAAATTCAAACAAGGAACTTACGATGCTGCCACAGGTCAGGCAAAATATACAAAAAAAGAGCTTCCTTTCGTTTTGGATAAAATGACAAAACTTCACAAATCTCAATCTAAAGATACTCTTTCTCCGTTAAATGCCTTCTTCGGAATCGCTTTATTCTTCTTCGTTATTTCAAGTTTCTGGATGTTCAATCCTAAAACAAAAGCATTCAAACGAGGGATGGTATTTACTGCTGTCGGGCTTATTGTTTCTATCATTCTTATTTTTATATAAATTATAAAATAGATAAACAAGGTTCACCAATAATTACATTTTAATTTAACAAAAATTAAGAGTATTATAAAAAATCACCTTAAAATGAGTTACATGGCATATTTATTGTTTTTTAAGTAAGCATCAAAATAATAAACATTAATTATTAAAACGATAAAGTATGAAAAAACTAATTTTAGCAGGAATATTTGCCATTGGTGGATTAACTGCAACTGCGAATGCTCAGATACAAAAAGGAAATTGGCTGGTAGGAAGCAGCCTTCTATCCAGCAACTTCGGATTAAATACAGGAGGAGGTTACAATATCTCTATCCAGCCAAAAGGAGCTTACTTTATTGAAGATAATGCAGCTGTCGGGGGGTATGTAAACCTTGGGATGAGTAAAGTAACCAATGGTAGTCCAACAAGATTTGATTATGCAGCAGGTGGTCTAGGACGTTATTATTTATCACCTGGAGAAAAAGGAGTGGATAATTTACTTAACCACGGAAGATGGTTTTTTGAAGGAAATGTGGGAGTGGGAGGATCTTCTGTAGAAAATGGTAACTCTACTACAGGTCTTGATTTCGGAGTTGGACCTGGATATTCTTATTTCATCACTCCAAATATCGGATTGGAAGGATTGGTAAAATATCAGGGACAGGCAGGATTCGGAAATGAAGGATTGAATTCTAATATCACCTTTAATGTAGGATTCAGTATTTACATTCCGACATCAAAAGCAAAAGAGGTCATCAGAGAAGCGAAATAAGTTTCAATTAATAAAATAAAATATGAAATCGGCTCGGAAAATTTCCGAGCCGATTTTCGTACAAATTAAAACTAAACTATAAAAAATCAAATAAATCATGTATTGGGTTGGGGCGTATATCTCAGATACGGCTTTATTTCTCTTACTCCTTTCGGAAATATTTTTTGGGCATCTTCAGTGGAAACGGATGGCGGAACAATAACGTCTTCTCCATATTTCCAATTGACAGGAGTGGCAATCTTATGAGAATCTACCAATTGTAAAGAGTCTAAAACTCTTATGATCTCATTAAAATTTCTTCCAGTAGACGCCGGATAAGTAATAATCAATCTTACTTTTTTTTCAGGATCAATAATTAATAAAGATCGAACTGTAGCTGTTGCGGAAGCATTCGGGTGAATAAAATCATACAATTCAGAAATCTTCCGGTCTTTGTCTGCAATAATAGGAAACTGCACTTCTGTATTCTGGGTTTCATTAATATCCTTTATCCAGCTGTGATGATCTTCTACTCCATCTACGCTTAGCGCAATTGCTTTTGTATTCCTCTGCTCAAACTCCGATTTCAGTTTTGCAGTAAAACCCAGTTCTGTTGTACATACCGGTGTATAATCTGCAGGGTGGGAAAATAAAATTCCCCAGGAGTTTCCGAGAAAATCATAAAAATTTAAATTCCCTTCTGTAGACTCTGCATTAAAGTCCGGTGCTATATCTCCTAGTTTAATTGACATATGAATTCGTTTTATTAGTCTACAAATTTAGTAGACTTTTTGAAACTGGCAAAATTTTTGTTGAAAAAAAATCTAAAAAAATAAAGTTTAAAAATTTATGGAGAAAACTAGCTTAAGATATTTTGATGTTGTTTACAAGGTTTTGGAAAACTGGTACTTAACATTTGCTGAACTCACCCCAAAACTGGTGGTGGGAATTATTGTATTTTCTTTTTTCCTTTTTACCAGTAAATATCTCAGCCAAATCGCCGTAAAGCTTTTTCATAAATTTTTCCCGAAAAGCCAAAAAGAAAGTTCGCTTGTTACTTTAATCAGTATTTTCAGATTTTTAATTATGATCATGGGAACATTTATCTCATTAGAAATCATGGGATTCAGCGGTTTTCTTTGGAAATTTATCGGAAGTTTGGGAGTTGCGGGGGTCATTGCAGGGGTCGCCTTAAAAGATCTGGTTTCCAGTATATTTTCAGGAATGCTGATTGGAATTGATAAAGCCTATAAAGTCGGAGATTATATTACTATAGGAAATCATTCAGGAACCGTACAGGAAATCGGTTTTCTAACCACAAAACTCCTTACTGATGACGGAAAGAAAGCTTATATCCCCAATCAGGTGGTTTTTAATGCTCCCTTTTACAATATTACAGCCTCTCCACAACGAAGGATTATTTTAAACTTTGAAATTCCGGCTGATGAAGACATCAGCAAAGCTCAAAAAGGGATTTTAGAAATTGTAAAAAATCTGGAAAATGTAGACCGATTAGACAGTGTGGAAGTGATTTTCACAGACTTAAAACAGGGAGTTTTTAACCTTCAGGCAAAATTCTGGATGAAAGTAGGAGCTAATATGCTTCAGCTGAAGAGTGAAGCCTTTTTAAAAATAAAACAGCGCCTCGATGCAGACGGAGTTCAGTTGGTAACACCTACAAGCATAAGCATCACCAACGGAGAAACCGGCACAATTGAAGCTCACACCTAATAAAAAAAGCAGTCGATATGACTGCTTTTCTCTTTATATAATTTAAAAACTATCTTCCAATAATTAATTTCTCGCTTACTTTCTCACCATTGTCCAGAACAATTGAAACAAGATAGTTTCCGCTCGTCAGATCATTAACTTTAATTTCCGTTTCTCCCTTAAAGCTTCCACTTTTCACTAATCTTCCGGATGCATCAAATAATGAATAATCAGCTTTCTGAGATTGATTTTTCAATTTAATATTAACCACATCATGAGAAGGATTAGGATAAATCGAAAAGCTCTTAACTTCAGATTCTGATGTCCCTAGCGATTGCGTTACTGAAAAACTTGAAGAATTTACTGCAAAATAAATATTGTTCACTGCTTTAACCATAATTCTTGCCGATACAATATTCTCATTAGGCAGATTCACAGACGCCGAACCATTGTTTGGAACACTTGCTGCCAAAACCGTATTAAAAGTTACCCCACCGTCTTTTGAAAGTAAAATCGTTACATTTTGAGTATTGATTGTTCCTGTATTTGTTCCGGCTACATTCCAGGTAACATTGGTTGTTGTACCTCCTGTATAAGGTATATTACTTGCATGCGAAGATACTGTGAAAGGACCATCACTCGTAACAGTTACAACCATTGCATCTCTTGCCGACTGGTTCCCTGTTGCTTTATTATCATTCACAAGCAGGGAAAAATTCAGAGTTCTTGCAACACTTGGTGTCACTTCCCATTTTGGAACCAGGTTATTAGCAATAACAGAGCTTAATACCGGAAAATATCTGGAAGGAGAAGTTGTAGGTGACAATGAGCGATACACCGGACCCACCGTTGCTGTAGATACCGGAGGCTGAGTATTTGAAGTATTATCATACTGTTCCCACAGATAAGTTATAGGATCTCCGTTAGGATCTGTTCCGGTTCCTGTTAAAACAAAGGCTGTCCCATTTGGAATAATATAATCGGCTCCCGCATCTGCTGTCGGAACCAGATTATTATTAGACGTTTTCACAGAACAGTCTGATCCTCTTTGGAGTACAGCATACATTTCCTGCACATTGGCAGCATGAAAGTAAGCGTCACTATTGTTTTGAACATTATTGGTAGAACCACAAATTCCCGCGTAAGCCATAATCGTACTACCACTTCCCGGTTCGTAAGCTGTAGAATTATTGGCATTACCGCTGCACGAACCTGTACTTGCTCTGAAAGTATGATTTCCTCCGAACTGATGACCAATCTCATGGGCTACATAATCAATATCAAAAGGATCTCCAACCGGAGCTCCGGAACCGGTAACTCCTCTTGCTTTGTTTGTCGTACATATTGATCCTAAATAAGCAACGCCGCCTCCACCGGTACTGAAAACATGACCAATATCGTAATTTGCGGTTCCGATTACAGTATTGATATTGTTTTGGTTTTCAGTAAGCATGGTCGATCCGTTGTTATTCGTATAAGGATCAGTAGCTCCATTCGTATAAACCAATAAACTATTATTGGCAACCATAACCATTGTAGAGGATATCGTCTTTTCATAAACACCGTTTACCCTTGTCATTGTCGTTGCCATTGCAGCCATCGCTGCGGCTACCGTTCCGCCGTGGAAAGTGGTATATTCTCCGGTTGCGGCTAAAGCCAATCTATAAGTTCTGAATTGTCCGTCAGAAACTAAAGGCGCTTTATTAGCTACATTATTTTTTAAATGATCCAATTCATTTTCAACATGACATTCGAAAAGTCTGTCATTTTTTGGGAGATCTTTTCTTTTATACAAAATAAAAGCCGAATGGTCTTTAGTATAACTGTCCAGATAGCTCACTTCCCAATTATCAAAATACATCACACTGATTCCCGTCTGCGGAGTTAAGCTGAAACGAATAGAATTTTCAGGATGATCTTTTTGCCAGCCGATGTAAGAACGGATTTCCGGAAACTTAGCCTGCAGTTCAGGTTCCATTACAGAAGCTTCCTGAACAATATAATCTCTTATTTTACCATCCGAATCCGGAAATTTAATGATTAAACTTTCATCTTTGGAAAAACGTTGGGGAGCATATTTAAGATCTGCTTTAATTTTCCCCAGATCTAATTGATACAAAGAAAAAGTATTCGGAGTTGTCCATCTCGGACTCAAATTTTCCCTGCTTACATTGTTGTCTTTAAATTTTGACCAGTAATTCTGCTGACCAAAACCTTGTGCTGCAATCAATAGGCACGAAACGATAAATGTTTTAGTTTTCATGAGAGTAATTTTATATATTAGTATTTAATGGTAAGCTTTTTAAAGGTGATGTTTCCGGTTAACTTCAATAAGATATTAGGTGAGACTCTGCTTGTTTTGCTGAAATCAGGATTATCAAATTCCTTAATTTTTACATAAAGTATATTTTTATCTAAACTGATCTTTTCAACTAAAACGTCATTAGAGTTTTTTAATGGTGGCTTAATGATGAGATATGTTTCGTTCTCAACAATTGCAGGAACCGGGGAAAATCTGTTTCCATTATTATTTTTATGGATAAGCTTAAAGACCTCATCCATTTTTTGCTGAGAATTAATAAGGAGGAATTTCTGTTGAGTTAAAGTAAACGGATAATGGTATTTATCTTCAAATTGGATTTCCTTTCTTTGAGGCACTGCATTACTGCTGACAACCTGAGATTGACAATTAAGAAATAAAAAAAGAAAAAAGCATAGATATATTTTCATTTTAAAACCCAATTATTGTAAAAATAACAATTTTAAAATGAATACGTTATATAATAATTAAAAAACCGTTCCAAGAAATGAAACGGTTTTAATTTTATGCGAAAATTTTAGTATTAAGCTAAAACTTCTTTTACTTTGTTTGCTGCTTCTTCCAAAGTAATTGCAGAGTGAACAGGAAGACCTGACTCGTCAATTAATTTTTTAGCTTCAACAGCGTTGGTTCCTTGCAATCTTACGATCAATGGAACAGGAAGGCTACCCATAGCTTTGTAAGCATCTACAACTCCCTGAGCAACTCTGTCACATCTTACGATACCTCCGAAGATGTTGATCAAAATAGCTTTTACGTTTGGATCTCTCAAGATGATTCCGAAAGCAGTTTGTACTCTCTGAGCATCAGCAGTTCCACCTACGTCTAGGAAGTTTGCAGGGTTACCACCAGATAATTTGATGATATCCATAGTTGCCATTGCAAGACCGGCTCCGTTTACCATACAAGCAACGTTACCGTCTAGTTTTACGAAGTTAAGACCAGCTTCACCCGCTTCAACATCGATAGGATCTTCTTCTCTTGTATCTCTAAGAGCTTCAAGATCTTTGTGACGGAATAATGAGTTACCATCCAAAGTTACTTTAGCATCAACAGCGATAATTTTGTTATCAGAAGTTTTTAATACAGGGTTGATCTCGAAAAGAGAAGCGTCGATTCCTGTATAAGCATTATATAAAGAAGTGATGAATTTTACGAATTCTTTGAAAGCATTCCCTTCAAGACCTAAGTTGAAAGCAATTTTTCTAGCCTGGAAACCTTGAAGACCGATAGCTGGATCGATCAGTTCGTTGTGGATCAAATGAGGAGTTACTTCAGCAACGTGCTCAATATCCATACCGCCTTCAGTAGAATATACGATTGTATTTTTACCTTCAGCTCTGTCTAAAAGAATAGAAACATAAAATTCTTTAGTTTCAGTTTCTCCCGGATAATATACATCCTCTGCAACCAATACAGAATTTACCAACTTACCTTCAGCAGAAGTTTGTGGAGTTACCAACTGCATTCCGATGATGTTTTGAGCGTTTTCTTTAAGTTTATCCATGTTTGGAGAGAACTTAACACCCCCACCTTTACCACGACCACCTGCGTGGATCTGAGCTTTTACTACCCACCCTTGAGCGCCAGTTTCAGCAGTTAGTTTTTCAGCAGCAGCTACAGCTTCATCTACGTTGTTTGCTACATAACCACGTTGGATAGCTACTCCATACTTTGATAAAATCTCTTTAGATTGATACTCGTGAAGATTCATATTATTTTTATTATTTTATTTTAAAAATTAAAGGTTGACAAATTTACTAAAAAGACACGGAAGTTCAAGTTTATTGACTTAAAATTTAAAGTCTGTCTGACTTGATTTTTAACATATCTCTCAAATTCGCTTTATTCTTCGGATAATTTCTCAGATTGTGAACCAATAAAAGGAATTTTCGGAGCCAGAAAATAGCCCGTTAAACTCGCAAAAAGTATCGGAACAAAGTAAGTAAACCCTGTTAAAGTTCCCAAAATAATGGTGGTACTCATAGGAGTTCTGGTAACACAAGCATTAATGGCAGCCATACAACTTACAATCGCCAATGTTGTATCTACCGTCGGAAATAGATTATGAATAATTAAACCCAATGTTGTTCCCACAAAGAAAAGCGGGATAATAAAGCCGCCTCTCCAACCCGAAGTTACGGTAATCGCTATTGCTAAAATTTTGAAAATTAAAACAACG from Chryseobacterium camelliae includes these protein-coding regions:
- a CDS encoding TonB-dependent siderophore receptor encodes the protein MKKQLVTLGLLFTAISLGAQMRNTEADTIRIQTIEDVNLHKTGNPNKAKSSSLKSNLTVMETPQPIAIVTHEIIEQQQAKQLSDVLQNVNGMYVTSSRGNSQDSFGGRGFILGNDNIFKNGARVNSGVFPEVSGLERVEVLKGANAMLYGNTAAGGVINMITKKPKFNFGGSIGMNAGSWNSYKPTVDIYGPLSKNIAFRINGAYEYAESFRDVVQSEKHYFNPSFLFNLSEKSQLIVEADYLKNNFTPDFGIGSIENKDKSYIMNDLLPRNAFLGADWQYQNVEQVSTNITFNHQISNNWTLNAVASYQNYTKDYFSTERVQWTYETASNRLRWDRPLNKTFNEQNYTSLQVNVNGEFNTGKINHKVLIGTDGDYGIQNNYTYNNPTKYGTNGAVTNGFAYVYLDDPSTWASGEMPKNISLKDRTSIPSQRFGAYIQDFVSLTKQFKVLAGLRWSYIETMTNKKNTFANTEGDVDVKNTSISDMAFSPKVGIIYMPNENFSAFATYTNSFVANVGKERNGEALMPTNIDQYEVGAKKNFWNNALAINLTVYQILYRNYYQNALDANGNPVDPTGLTKDFAGKMRSRGAELDITGNPTENLSIIGGISYNNSVYLDTPEAFGYVENQRLVRTPATTANASVFYKFTKYVPGLKIGAGVYYIGDRLAGWNDTKTGSNSLAARNGVSRSFELKDYTTVSLSAGYEWKKFSIQGKVGNLFDVVNYNVHENYSVNPITPRNFYFTLTYKL
- a CDS encoding peroxiredoxin, which encodes MSIKLGDIAPDFNAESTEGNLNFYDFLGNSWGILFSHPADYTPVCTTELGFTAKLKSEFEQRNTKAIALSVDGVEDHHSWIKDINETQNTEVQFPIIADKDRKISELYDFIHPNASATATVRSLLIIDPEKKVRLIITYPASTGRNFNEIIRVLDSLQLVDSHKIATPVNWKYGEDVIVPPSVSTEDAQKIFPKGVREIKPYLRYTPQPNT
- a CDS encoding mechanosensitive ion channel family protein; the protein is MEKTSLRYFDVVYKVLENWYLTFAELTPKLVVGIIVFSFFLFTSKYLSQIAVKLFHKFFPKSQKESSLVTLISIFRFLIMIMGTFISLEIMGFSGFLWKFIGSLGVAGVIAGVALKDLVSSIFSGMLIGIDKAYKVGDYITIGNHSGTVQEIGFLTTKLLTDDGKKAYIPNQVVFNAPFYNITASPQRRIILNFEIPADEDISKAQKGILEIVKNLENVDRLDSVEVIFTDLKQGVFNLQAKFWMKVGANMLQLKSEAFLKIKQRLDADGVQLVTPTSISITNGETGTIEAHT
- a CDS encoding reprolysin-like metallopeptidase encodes the protein MKTKTFIVSCLLIAAQGFGQQNYWSKFKDNNVSRENLSPRWTTPNTFSLYQLDLGKIKADLKYAPQRFSKDESLIIKFPDSDGKIRDYIVQEASVMEPELQAKFPEIRSYIGWQKDHPENSIRFSLTPQTGISVMYFDNWEVSYLDSYTKDHSAFILYKRKDLPKNDRLFECHVENELDHLKNNVANKAPLVSDGQFRTYRLALAATGEYTTFHGGTVAAAMAAMATTMTRVNGVYEKTISSTMVMVANNSLLVYTNGATDPYTNNNGSTMLTENQNNINTVIGTANYDIGHVFSTGGGGVAYLGSICTTNKARGVTGSGAPVGDPFDIDYVAHEIGHQFGGNHTFRASTGSCSGNANNSTAYEPGSGSTIMAYAGICGSTNNVQNNSDAYFHAANVQEMYAVLQRGSDCSVKTSNNNLVPTADAGADYIIPNGTAFVLTGTGTDPNGDPITYLWEQYDNTSNTQPPVSTATVGPVYRSLSPTTSPSRYFPVLSSVIANNLVPKWEVTPSVARTLNFSLLVNDNKATGNQSARDAMVVTVTSDGPFTVSSHASNIPYTGGTTTNVTWNVAGTNTGTINTQNVTILLSKDGGVTFNTVLAASVPNNGSASVNLPNENIVSARIMVKAVNNIYFAVNSSSFSVTQSLGTSESEVKSFSIYPNPSHDVVNIKLKNQSQKADYSLFDASGRLVKSGSFKGETEIKVNDLTSGNYLVSIVLDNGEKVSEKLIIGR
- the sucC gene encoding ADP-forming succinate--CoA ligase subunit beta, coding for MNLHEYQSKEILSKYGVAIQRGYVANNVDEAVAAAEKLTAETGAQGWVVKAQIHAGGRGKGGGVKFSPNMDKLKENAQNIIGMQLVTPQTSAEGKLVNSVLVAEDVYYPGETETKEFYVSILLDRAEGKNTIVYSTEGGMDIEHVAEVTPHLIHNELIDPAIGLQGFQARKIAFNLGLEGNAFKEFVKFITSLYNAYTGIDASLFEINPVLKTSDNKIIAVDAKVTLDGNSLFRHKDLEALRDTREEDPIDVEAGEAGLNFVKLDGNVACMVNGAGLAMATMDIIKLSGGNPANFLDVGGTADAQRVQTAFGIILRDPNVKAILINIFGGIVRCDRVAQGVVDAYKAMGSLPVPLIVRLQGTNAVEAKKLIDESGLPVHSAITLEEAANKVKEVLA